In Carya illinoinensis cultivar Pawnee chromosome 6, C.illinoinensisPawnee_v1, whole genome shotgun sequence, a single genomic region encodes these proteins:
- the LOC122314466 gene encoding nicotinate-nucleotide pyrophosphorylase [carboxylating], chloroplastic-like isoform X4 has protein sequence MPGIQSISPLAVPCLFTSSRRIVRVAATARNPRLSFESMALKPPLHPTYDLKEIIKLALAEDAGGQGDVTSMATIPVDMEVEANFLAKEDGIIAGIALADLVFHEVDPSLKVEWSQKDGDYIHKGLQFGKVFGRAHNIVVAERVALNFMQRMSGIATLTKKMADAAYPACILETRKTAPGLRLVDKWAVLIGGGRNHRMGLFDMVLIKDNHISIAGGIKNAIKSVDLYLEQKNLQMEVEVETRTLEEVHEVLNYASQTNTSLTRIMLDNMVVPLPNGDVDTSMLKEAVDLINGRFETELTVLLSEGLVHFLL, from the exons ATGCCTGGGATCCAGTCAATTTCTCCATTAGCTGTGCCTTGCTTATTCACATCCTCAAG ACGAATTGTTAGGGTGGCTGCAACTGCCAGAAATCCTAGACTGTCTTTTGAATCCATGGCTTTAAAGCCTCCTTTGCACCCTACCTATGATTTGAAGGAAATCATCAAGTTAGCCCTTGCTGAAGATGCCGGGGGTCAAG GGGATGTGACAAGTATGGCCACCATTCCAGTTGACATGGAAGTGGAAGCTAATTTCTTGGCAAAGGAAGATGGTATTATTGCTGGCATTGCACTTGCAGATCTGGTATTTCATGAGGTTGATCCTTCTCTGAAG gTAGAGTGGTCCCAGAAAGATGGAGATTACATTCATAAAGGACTTCagtttggaaaagtttttg GACGGGCACACAACATCGTTGTAGCTGAAAGGGTAGCACTAAACTTTATGCAGAGGATGAGTGGAATAGCAACCTTAACAAAG AAAATGGCAGATGCTGCATACCCTGCATGTATATTAGAGACAAGGAAAACTGCTCCAGGTTTACGTTTGGTGGATAAGTGGGCG GTACTTATTGGAGGAGGGCGGAACCATAGAATGGGTTTATTCGATATGGTCTTGATAAAAGATAATCATATATCAATAGCTGGAGGCATCAAGAATGCCATTAAATCTGTTGACTTGTATTTAGAACAAAAGAACCTTCAAATGGAGGTTGAG GTTGAAACCAGGACACTTGAGGAAGTACACGAAGTATTAAATTATGCATCTCAAACAAATACTTCCTTGACTCGGATAATGCTGGATAACATGGTAGTACCACTTCCAAATGGAGATGTAGACACATCTATGCTCAAAGAAGCTGTGGATTTGATTAATGGGAGATTTGAGACTGAG ttaacCGTACTATTAagtgaaggacttgtgcacttCCTTTTGTGA
- the LOC122314466 gene encoding nicotinate-nucleotide pyrophosphorylase [carboxylating], chloroplastic-like isoform X3, whose product MPGIQSISPLAVPCLFTSSRRIVRVAATARNPRLSFESMALKPPLHPTYDLKEIIKLALAEDAGGQGDVTSMATIPVDMEVEANFLAKEDGIIAGIALADLVFHEVDPSLKVEWSQKDGDYIHKGLQFGKVFGRAHNIVVAERVALNFMQRMSGIATLTKKMADAAYPACILETRKTAPGLRLVDKWAVLIGGGRNHRMGLFDMVLIKDNHISIAGGIKNAIKSVDLYLEQKNLQMEVEVETRTLEEVHEVLNYASQTNTSLTRIMLDNMVVPLPNGDVDTSMLKEAVDLINGRFETEWCTDTFCESTRHLPQN is encoded by the exons ATGCCTGGGATCCAGTCAATTTCTCCATTAGCTGTGCCTTGCTTATTCACATCCTCAAG ACGAATTGTTAGGGTGGCTGCAACTGCCAGAAATCCTAGACTGTCTTTTGAATCCATGGCTTTAAAGCCTCCTTTGCACCCTACCTATGATTTGAAGGAAATCATCAAGTTAGCCCTTGCTGAAGATGCCGGGGGTCAAG GGGATGTGACAAGTATGGCCACCATTCCAGTTGACATGGAAGTGGAAGCTAATTTCTTGGCAAAGGAAGATGGTATTATTGCTGGCATTGCACTTGCAGATCTGGTATTTCATGAGGTTGATCCTTCTCTGAAG gTAGAGTGGTCCCAGAAAGATGGAGATTACATTCATAAAGGACTTCagtttggaaaagtttttg GACGGGCACACAACATCGTTGTAGCTGAAAGGGTAGCACTAAACTTTATGCAGAGGATGAGTGGAATAGCAACCTTAACAAAG AAAATGGCAGATGCTGCATACCCTGCATGTATATTAGAGACAAGGAAAACTGCTCCAGGTTTACGTTTGGTGGATAAGTGGGCG GTACTTATTGGAGGAGGGCGGAACCATAGAATGGGTTTATTCGATATGGTCTTGATAAAAGATAATCATATATCAATAGCTGGAGGCATCAAGAATGCCATTAAATCTGTTGACTTGTATTTAGAACAAAAGAACCTTCAAATGGAGGTTGAG GTTGAAACCAGGACACTTGAGGAAGTACACGAAGTATTAAATTATGCATCTCAAACAAATACTTCCTTGACTCGGATAATGCTGGATAACATGGTAGTACCACTTCCAAATGGAGATGTAGACACATCTATGCTCAAAGAAGCTGTGGATTTGATTAATGGGAGATTTGAGACTGAG TGGTGCACTGACACATTCTGTGAAAGCACTCGACATCTCCCTCAAAATTGA
- the LOC122314466 gene encoding nicotinate-nucleotide pyrophosphorylase [carboxylating], chloroplastic-like isoform X1, with protein sequence MPGIQSISPLAVPCLFTSSRRIVRVAATARNPRLSFESMALKPPLHPTYDLKEIIKLALAEDAGGQGDVTSMATIPVDMEVEANFLAKEDGIIAGIALADLVFHEVDPSLKVEWSQKDGDYIHKGLQFGKVFGRAHNIVVAERVALNFMQRMSGIATLTKKMADAAYPACILETRKTAPGLRLVDKWAVLIGGGRNHRMGLFDMVLIKDNHISIAGGIKNAIKSVDLYLEQKNLQMEVEVETRTLEEVHEVLNYASQTNTSLTRIMLDNMVVPLPNGDVDTSMLKEAVDLINGRFETEASGNVTLETIHKIGQTGVTYISSGALTHSVKALDISLKIDTELALLVGRRTKRA encoded by the exons ATGCCTGGGATCCAGTCAATTTCTCCATTAGCTGTGCCTTGCTTATTCACATCCTCAAG ACGAATTGTTAGGGTGGCTGCAACTGCCAGAAATCCTAGACTGTCTTTTGAATCCATGGCTTTAAAGCCTCCTTTGCACCCTACCTATGATTTGAAGGAAATCATCAAGTTAGCCCTTGCTGAAGATGCCGGGGGTCAAG GGGATGTGACAAGTATGGCCACCATTCCAGTTGACATGGAAGTGGAAGCTAATTTCTTGGCAAAGGAAGATGGTATTATTGCTGGCATTGCACTTGCAGATCTGGTATTTCATGAGGTTGATCCTTCTCTGAAG gTAGAGTGGTCCCAGAAAGATGGAGATTACATTCATAAAGGACTTCagtttggaaaagtttttg GACGGGCACACAACATCGTTGTAGCTGAAAGGGTAGCACTAAACTTTATGCAGAGGATGAGTGGAATAGCAACCTTAACAAAG AAAATGGCAGATGCTGCATACCCTGCATGTATATTAGAGACAAGGAAAACTGCTCCAGGTTTACGTTTGGTGGATAAGTGGGCG GTACTTATTGGAGGAGGGCGGAACCATAGAATGGGTTTATTCGATATGGTCTTGATAAAAGATAATCATATATCAATAGCTGGAGGCATCAAGAATGCCATTAAATCTGTTGACTTGTATTTAGAACAAAAGAACCTTCAAATGGAGGTTGAG GTTGAAACCAGGACACTTGAGGAAGTACACGAAGTATTAAATTATGCATCTCAAACAAATACTTCCTTGACTCGGATAATGCTGGATAACATGGTAGTACCACTTCCAAATGGAGATGTAGACACATCTATGCTCAAAGAAGCTGTGGATTTGATTAATGGGAGATTTGAGACTGAG GCATCCGGCAATGTTACTCTTGAAACGATTCACAAAATTGGACAAACTGGAGTGACCTATATTTCTAG TGGTGCACTGACACATTCTGTGAAAGCACTCGACATCTCCCTCAAAATTGATACTGAGTTGGCCCTTCTAGTTGGAAGGCGTACAAAACGAGCATGA
- the LOC122314466 gene encoding nicotinate-nucleotide pyrophosphorylase [carboxylating], chloroplastic-like isoform X2 produces MALKPPLHPTYDLKEIIKLALAEDAGGQGDVTSMATIPVDMEVEANFLAKEDGIIAGIALADLVFHEVDPSLKVEWSQKDGDYIHKGLQFGKVFGRAHNIVVAERVALNFMQRMSGIATLTKKMADAAYPACILETRKTAPGLRLVDKWAVLIGGGRNHRMGLFDMVLIKDNHISIAGGIKNAIKSVDLYLEQKNLQMEVEVETRTLEEVHEVLNYASQTNTSLTRIMLDNMVVPLPNGDVDTSMLKEAVDLINGRFETEASGNVTLETIHKIGQTGVTYISSGALTHSVKALDISLKIDTELALLVGRRTKRA; encoded by the exons ATGGCTTTAAAGCCTCCTTTGCACCCTACCTATGATTTGAAGGAAATCATCAAGTTAGCCCTTGCTGAAGATGCCGGGGGTCAAG GGGATGTGACAAGTATGGCCACCATTCCAGTTGACATGGAAGTGGAAGCTAATTTCTTGGCAAAGGAAGATGGTATTATTGCTGGCATTGCACTTGCAGATCTGGTATTTCATGAGGTTGATCCTTCTCTGAAG gTAGAGTGGTCCCAGAAAGATGGAGATTACATTCATAAAGGACTTCagtttggaaaagtttttg GACGGGCACACAACATCGTTGTAGCTGAAAGGGTAGCACTAAACTTTATGCAGAGGATGAGTGGAATAGCAACCTTAACAAAG AAAATGGCAGATGCTGCATACCCTGCATGTATATTAGAGACAAGGAAAACTGCTCCAGGTTTACGTTTGGTGGATAAGTGGGCG GTACTTATTGGAGGAGGGCGGAACCATAGAATGGGTTTATTCGATATGGTCTTGATAAAAGATAATCATATATCAATAGCTGGAGGCATCAAGAATGCCATTAAATCTGTTGACTTGTATTTAGAACAAAAGAACCTTCAAATGGAGGTTGAG GTTGAAACCAGGACACTTGAGGAAGTACACGAAGTATTAAATTATGCATCTCAAACAAATACTTCCTTGACTCGGATAATGCTGGATAACATGGTAGTACCACTTCCAAATGGAGATGTAGACACATCTATGCTCAAAGAAGCTGTGGATTTGATTAATGGGAGATTTGAGACTGAG GCATCCGGCAATGTTACTCTTGAAACGATTCACAAAATTGGACAAACTGGAGTGACCTATATTTCTAG TGGTGCACTGACACATTCTGTGAAAGCACTCGACATCTCCCTCAAAATTGATACTGAGTTGGCCCTTCTAGTTGGAAGGCGTACAAAACGAGCATGA
- the LOC122313994 gene encoding uncharacterized protein At1g66480-like: MHPPKIVVIEPHQPIRSTEIEPDIIWLPRKKLKKLYSMGNSLGAKKTTKVMKINGETLKLKTPVQAGEVVKDYPGHVLLDSEAVKHFGTRAKRLEPNQLLEPRRLYFLVELPQAPNETKATRRVRSGINTSAKDRLESLMLSRRSVSDLSIMKSTSIMLEESKEGSQENNGGLRVRLRIPKAEVEKLMKESKDEVEAAEKIMDLCSRVSAGTACSKEHKEENMAAPLDQQQVHWEDGHGRVKNGIKGREKRVSFMPIEGEIQIPVAS; the protein is encoded by the exons ATGCACCCACCAAAGATTGTTGTAATTGAGCCTCATCAACCAATTAGAAGTACAGAGATCGAACCCGATATTATTTGGTTGCCgagaaaaaaactgaaaaaactaTACTCCATGGGAAACAGTTTGGGAGCAAAGAAGACCACAAAGGTCATGAAAATTAACGGGGAGACATTGAAGTTGAAGACTCCCGTGCAAGCTGGGGAGGTGGTGAAGGACTACCCAGGACATGTTCTGTTGGATTCCGAGGCTGTTAAGCATTTCGGAACTCGAGCAAAACGTTTGGAACCAAACCAGCTGCTGGAGCCAAGGAGGCTCTACTTCCTAGTAGAGTTGCCACAGGCTCCAAACGAGACCAAAGCTACAAGAAGAGTCCGGTCGGGGATAAACACGAGTGCCAAGGACAGGCTCGAGAGCCTAATGCTATCTCGCAGGTCCGTTTCTGACCTTTCGATCATGAAATCGACAAGCATTATGCTCGAGGAGTCCAAGGAAGGATCGCAGGAGAATAATGGTGGTTTGAGGGTGAGACTGAGGATTCCCAAGGCAGAAGTGGAGAAGTTGATGAAGGAAAGCAAAGACGAGGTGGAGGCAGCCGAGAAGATTATGGATCTTTGCAGCAGGGTGAGCGCCGGCACGGCCTGCAGTAAGGAACACAAAGAGGAGAACATGGCGGCCCCCCTGGACCAACAACAAGTGCATTGGGAAGATGGGCATGGAAGGGTTAAAAATGGCATCAAGGGACGTGAG AAGCGGGTGAGTTTCATGCCAATTGAAGGAGAAATTCAAATACCTGTGGCTTCTTAG
- the LOC122313068 gene encoding uncharacterized protein LOC122313068: MAFAIKKGYSSFKPATRSSFTQKHEKPYCSHCHIQGHLLANCFKAGNAQAPVCGHCNMTGHMMDKCYKLHGYPPGHKLHNKGKQMGFSANMSSLEQEKDTEEKMSFTKDQYQQLMSLLQSKEAPIANQVQTDFSSSSTMSGPFVMDHDWHG, encoded by the exons ATGGCTTTTGCCATTAAGAAAGGATACTCATCTTTTAAGCCTGCCACAAGGTCATCTTTCACACAGAAACATGAGAAACCCTATTGCTCCCACTGTCACATTCAAGGCCACCTTTTAGCAAACTGCTTCAAAGCAGGCAATGCACAGGCCCCTGTTTGTGGTCACTGCAACATGACTGGGCACATGATGGATAAGTGCTACAAATTACATGGATACCCACCTGGACACAAGCTCCATAACAAGGGAAAACAGATGGGTTTTTCTGCTAACATGTCATCGCTAGAGCAGGAAAAGGACACTGAGGAGAAGATGTCCTTTACCAAAGACCAATATCAACAGCTCATGTCACTACTGCAGTCGAAGGAGGCTCCCATTGCCAACCAAGTCCAAACAGATTTCAGTTCTTCATCCACCATGTCTG GACCTTTTGTCATGGACCACGATTGGCATGGGTGA